The following nucleotide sequence is from Synchiropus splendidus isolate RoL2022-P1 chromosome 1, RoL_Sspl_1.0, whole genome shotgun sequence.
CTTGCTCGTGCGTCGcgtctcgctctctctctctctctttctctcggaGATCCAGTCCTGGATTTGCTCGCCAGCAGACACACATCGTCGATAGACGGTCCTCGGCACTCGGACTCGGACTCAGCGGTTTCTGGATTTAATGCCGCTCAAGATTTGGGGTCTGTTTGTTGGATCTTAGACGCAATTCAGCCCCCGGAATCGCGAGATGCTCTGACCGTATCGCCGAGCGTTGTGTGTGGGACGCTCCGCCAGGAGAACCATCCCAGCTGGCTCTCCCTCTCGGTTCTCCATCAGACCGCCCGGGGCTGACGGTCGTGGGCCCCCGCGGGAGACGCTGACTGTCCCGTGCGGCGTGGCTGTTTTTCGGCGACACAGCGCGCAGGAGAAGGCGGCAGAGACTGGCGTTTGCCACGGACTCCCTCTGCTTTCCCAGCTCCCAGCTTTTCCACCGTCTCTTCTCAGGCTGCTTGTCACTGCCTGGACTCGGATCCCGGAATCTTCATGATTTGCGGACACCATGCTCGTTTTTTAGCCGGGGAAACCTCTTTTCGTCCCGTATGTTTAGGACCAAACGATCGGGGCTCGTCCGGCGACTCTGGAGGAGCCGCGCGCCCGTGGAGGGCGACGGGGAGGCGGATAGAGGGACACATGGCTCCGGGGGCTGCTGCATGGGCAAAACGACAAAGGTGGCCAAGTGCAACGCCGGGTCCGAGGCGGAACTGAAGGCGTTGACCCACTCCATTTTGAAAAAGATGAAAGAGAAACAGTTGGAGGTGCTTTTGCAGGCGGTGGAGTCTAAAGGGGGAGCCCGGAGCCCCTGCCTGCTGCTGCCCGGCAAAGTGGACGCCAAAGTGGGTCAGCTGTCTTACTCCCTCCCCACGCTGCTCTACAAAGTGTTCCGGTGGCCGGACCTCAGGCTTGGCTCCGAGCTCAAGAGGCTGTCGTGCTGTGAATCCTACGGGAAAATCAACCCGGAGCTCGTCTGCTGCAACCCGCACCACATGAGCAGACTGTGTGAACTCGGTGAGACCAAAGTTGTGGAAATTGCTTGTGATCCTCCAGGGTTTGAGCCTAGTTCTAGaccatgaaaatgaagaaaaaaaacccactctGCTAGGTGACTGGGAGTCTCTGGAAGGGGATAATTAGCCTGATTCCAATGACATCACCCTTCTTGGCACAGTTGTCTCGAGTTTCCAGGAGGTCACACTTGTCAAATATCAAGTTAAGCACTTAATAACCGACCCTCGCCTGTTTTTAACTTTGATCTGGCTTTTATCAAGGTAAAACGGGCGCAGCCAAGGCTTCTCCACACGGCTTCCagtgtgtgcgcttgtgtgtgtgcgcgcgtgtgtgtgtgctggcttGGCGTCCCGGGCCAAAAGAGGCCCGTATCTCAGTTTGTCCTAGACGCTGATAGTGGCCCTCCTGGCGCCAGGCGGCCCCCTGTTTATCTGCCTGCCAATGAAAGGCAAGCCGCCTGGCCGGCCCTCTCCAGGCTCGGCTCGAACTCGGCAGCCTCCGTTCCCCTCCAAAGAATGATGATGAGCATTTCCTCTTATCGCCAAGTGAACATCTATCCTCatgttctgtctgtttttcccttctcctccagagtctcctcctcctccatattCACGTTACCCCATGGACTATCTTAAACCACCAGGTGAGCACCCAGACTTCTGTTCAGACTTTGCTGATGTGACTGCCATGACGCAattgtgttgctgctttcaTGACAACTGGAGAGTTTAATGTGTCAAAACTATTGACAGCAGTAGCAGGCAAAGCTAACTTAGTAAAATATGGATTCCAAACATGTATTGTGTGTGTAATTATTAGCTTATGATACGGCAGAGGAACACAATCTGATCACAGGATcctttgttattgttgtggCCGCATATTTTAATGCTCTTTTAGAGGATGGAAATTCCCGACATTGGAACTGCCAAGTATTTTTCTCGCGGGCAACATGTGTTCAGATGCAGAGCGTATGAGTCGTAAAGTAGCGAGGCGGGGGTCGCGGATGAAGCAGGAGTGGCTCACAAGATACATGGGGCAAGTGCCGAGGGAAATCCTGTTCGGATCACAAGTCCATCTGTAGGCAGACACTGGCTCACACACTTGTTATTTAGCATTACATTTGGCATTCACTTTAGTCAACACTATGTCATCACTGCTTTCAATAGCtaattatttttaacatttggaTTTAGTTGAGGAAACGCTCCAGTGGAAAGCACTTCTGAGTAATTTCaaaggaagttttttttttgcctctggtTTCTAAATATACAACTCcattcagtgttttcttttttctttgtgagtGGAGGAAAGAGgtctgtgttgtgatttatgGTAGCAGTGAAGTGGCACGCCTGGCTGGCTGGGTAGCTGTGTTATGGCTGGCAGCCAGGGCAAAGCAGCACAAAGTTGAGATACCAGCTTCAGTGCGGCTGGCGCGTCACCTGGGgcccttttttgtttgtgtctgtctgtctgccgcACAACAgacaggcggcggcggcggcgtctgCGTTGCCAGCCGGCTTTTATCAGCTGAATTAATCAACACGTTGAGTTGGTGAGGGTGTGTGTCGCCTTCCCACGTCCCCTGTGTTTGCTTCAGGGAGCAGTTGCACAGCTACTTGTGCTACTTCATTTTCCACACACCCTTCAGCTGTGAAGCTGCTCTGAAAAAGCTTTGACTCCTCACCTGTGCCGTCTCTTTTGTGTCCGgatccagtgacgtcacataGACGAGGACTGCATTTCAGAATAGTGAGACTGAAGAGAACTTTAGTCTTAAATCATcttcatttctgtgtgtgtgtgtgtgtgcacacctTTGCTTGctgtttgtcagtgcaggaaaaGCTCAGGGTTAAACAATGACCAGGCAGCCGGCTGGTTAGGCAGTCGCCAGCGAAAGTGGCTTTTCAGTGAGTAGAAACAATAGGAAGTCATTGCAGCTGCAGCTGTGGACTCTTCAAAGCTCccactttcttttctctcaGTCATTGCACTGCCAATTGGATGACAGAGTTGTCTGCATGTAATCTTTCTCCAGGCACGTTAGGCTTTACTCACCCGTTTGCTTTGAATGTACATTTCTATATGTAGATTCAAGCCACGCTCAATTATCACACAATGCGCTTCTTACATCTTTAGATCACGGTGTCTTGAGGTGCAGGTACAGTAGCATGTCGTGTCGCTCATGATATACCATCGTATGGTATTGCGCTATTAAACCTTAGCATCCTTGAAAACAACTTCTTTATTACAATCGCTATCACTAGTGATaatgtttttgctgttttattCCGATAAAGCTCGGCATTCCAGAAGATCTGAAACTGATATTGTGATTACTGTTAGCCTGTGGCTAATTAGCATCCATAAATCTGCATTAACATTAACGCATAGAATTCTGGAGCCAATATTTACATGGATTTGAACTTATAATTACAGCATGTCAAAGATATACTACTAATGCTGATCCACTAAAAGCCAGAGGTATAAGAGATATATTACCAGAAAAAGTAACCTTTTTAACCAGATATTCTTCCTTTCGTCTTCCTATTAATATACAACAAAAACCCATTGGTCTTAggtcacatttaaaaacatattgatTGAGTGTCTTTTATGAACTTACACACAATGAGCAACTTCATtcccagggtttttttttaatatgcctGCCTAATGGAAATAACATTTCATACTCCATGTCTGACTGAAGTGGCATGTCCTGTTCGCATGACTTTCGTTGGAAGTATTCTAGTCATGCAAGGAAACGCATAGGTAAATAGGAAATGCGAGCTTGATGTAGACAAAGGAAGTGATTACACAACTAGTGTCGCCACCCAGTTTTCCCAGTTGCTGTTAACCCAACTCTGGGAAATGCGGTTGTTAAAGTAAAGAGAAGAGGAACAGCTAAGTGTGTCAGTTACCgggaaatgtttaaaaattaaTATATACTTTTAAAAAATTGACCATAACTCTgtgcatgttgttgttgttttgtcagtTGTTTAAAATAACAATTACAAACCTTAAATACTGACAGCTATCCAGAAGAAACCAATGAATCAGATATACAATACAAACAAAGTGGAGCTATAAGTCAAAGTGTGTATCTCTACTGAAGACAAGCTTGTCAAACCATACAAAACATTTCGTATATTCATATATTCTTGTAATCATACTACTAAATGTAACCAATGTAATTGCAGTTTCTGCATGAAAGTCCACAAAAGTTGTGTTTTGAAGGTTTGGAATTCTGTGTGCTGTAGATAAACTGATTATACAATGCAGCAACAGGCTGTTTCAGTGTATTCTTTATGGTCAGCATCCACACTGACATCATTATGTGGACCCTGGTCTAAGCTGGAAGGCACAACACatatacacactcacacgttcacaaacatacatacagtacagaTGGGTTTATTATACAGAAGGACGGGTTTTTCCCCATCGCCCCAGGCAGCTGTAACTCAAGTGCCTGGCATTACTGCAGGCTGTCCTACATGATGCAAATGTATATACCgctgataaaaatgttcacCTATTGTTAGCTCTAGAAAATAAGGTGTGATCGTGTTGCTTTTTCCCGGCAAGCAGGAAGTGGGGTTACACGTGTCGCTGTCCACGGCAGCAGCATCGGTGGAAATGAAAGTGCCGCAGATGTAAAACGCTCCCTTCTTTCAGCTCTGGGGAATATAATTCACACACTGTGTTGGCTCTTTTTCTCTGATGCCCCTTCAGGACTGTGGTCAGCCGTGAACTGTTGCCCGGGAGACCAGGGCATGGCGTTTTGGCAGGCTTTAAAACGGGCGGCAGGCTGGGTGCTGCCTGCACTTGTCATTAATGCAACCGCCAGAGCACGGGCCGCGTCCGGGCAGGACAGCGTGGCAGAGAGTGGGACTTGCAGAGAAACCACTGTGGTGGCTGTTTCTTTATTGCTTCAGTTACTGCGGGTCTGATCAAGGGCTAGAAACCAGAGGGATGTGGAGTACTGCCTTTAAATAGTCACTTTCTGAATTAGTATGTGTCATTAGCATGTCTTACCGGAGCCGAAATGTGACGTATTGTCCCTGCTCATCATTACAACTGTGAGTGGAACACCAGCCAACTCGACAGCATGTCACTCACATCGAGTGACATGTAAGTTCTTTAGAAGTTTTTTAGATTTGTATGCAGTGCAATGGCCTGGTATTTGCCGCCTCTTGTTCTTGTTTTGTAGATTTCAGGTGGCTTATCGTTCATTTGTTACTTTCTAACTCCTCTGGTGAGTCTTCTCACTGGCGTGTTGAAGGGTGAGCTGAGAAGCATTGTGGTGTTTGGCATGAACTCAGTGGCGCGGGCACCTGACCCGTTTTACTGCTGCGGTAACAAAGCCTGTGTTGCAACTAATCTGTAATATTTGATCCATTATTGAGTTGGGACCGGAGTCTGGAGCCTGAACTCTCCACTCAGTCATTAGCCGAGAGAACACGGCTCTTTCCAGATCAGTAGCTCGTCTATGCAGAGATGCAGGGCTACCGATCCTCCTGAAGCAGTGGATTATGGGGGATTATCGGGGCTGTAAGGaactctgctctgctgctcctgcgtGTCTCTGCGAGAGAGTGTGAGCTCGGTCGTCAGCGTCTTCATTAGGCATTGATTTCACTGGAGTGATTGACAGCCTCACAGCTGCTACTGCAGAGTCtgtaacacacgcacacacacacacacacacactggaacacaCATGGCAGCAACTCTAATTcaccgtctctctctctgtctcctccagaTTCTCCAGACTCTGGACCTTCATCCAGCGATACTGGGGGAACCACCTATTCGGCCCCTGTGGGGCTTTCAGGTAAATATTTCTACAGTCACAACTCTCCTCTCTTATTGCCTCTTCGCTTTCTTCttgtattattttcttttatttaatttcccttcccctgcactcacacacacacacacacgtcttccCTTTGTGCTGGTGGTGATGAGGCAGTGATTGTGGGGCCCCTGCTTCCCCTCTGTAATGAAAAAACAGCCAGAGAAGGAGGGTGGTGCATTTCTCCCACATCCACATAAATATCTCCCTCCTGGCTCTTTAAACAaggctcctctcttctcctcttatCCCTCTCCGTGTTATGTTGTAATGGAAGACAAACACTGAAACGTTATTTGGAGAAGAATATTCTCTGTGCGTGCGGTATTGTGGGAAAAGAAGGCAGGGaaagagtgtttgtttttgtgtttgcgcTTATAGTCTTTACAGACTTTTTTTTGTGAGCCAACTGCAGACAGTTGACTCTCCTCTGTGCTCTGCGTGTGTGCGTGGATAAGAGCGAGACACTGGCGCCCTTTCTTCCATCTCACATGCAGGACGTGTTTCGGGCTTCCTCAGCTTTTCTCCCATAATCCCCTTTGGCAGCGCTGCCTTCTCTACCCGGCCTCCTGTCCGCAGGCAACAGAGTAAGACGCTGTTGGACGGAGAGAGAGAATTTGCTCTCCACAGCCTGAGATTGCTCTGTGCTGTTCCTTGCTTTCCTCAGATGGTTCTCATTACTGGGCCTTTAAAGCCTGTTTTATGTCAGTTGGTGTTCACTGCCCATTCCTCCCCCCCTTTGTTTGGGAGGTGGGTGGGGGTTTTGCctgcatgtgtatgtgtgtgtccttAGATGGAGGAAGAGATTGTCGCAGTGCTTTCAAGAAAACTGGACACCCTTTCCCCTcgcttcctctccttctcaaGACCTTCAGTTGGACATTAAAGACACATTTTACTTTCAGTTTATGCTCAGAAACAGGAGAATGGTTACCCCCCCATCCCTGTCTTCCCTCCATTGCTTGGAAGATGTGCCAGTAGTATGTGAATTATTCTCTGAGATGAGATGGCAGAAGTTGCTATATAAAAAGCTCAGTTTCTTCCCTTCCTCCCTCGCCGTCCTTTTCTCCATggtcctcccactataggaccCTGACAAAAGAAACATGGCCGTCCCTGAGGCCCGCGGCTGACCTGCTAATACACTCATTCCGCCGGCGCTATGCTTTTCTCCAGACAGTTACAGAGAAGATGGGCACAAAGAAGGGTGGCGTGGCCAGAAGTCACTGTTCTCCATTAAAGCAGTTGTTGACTTCGGGAATTTAGTAAAAGTTCATTGCTGAGATTCTTGAAAAGATAATGTCACTAGAGATTGCCCTCTCGCTTCCTCTCCTTGTTTGTCCATTTTGGAAAAAGCCTAGACTGtaaggagttaaatgagctgcgACAGCGACAAGCGCAAATGCAAACTAGGCTGCCTGCCAGGCTACCAGCTCCAAAGCTCCTCTCGCTAGCTCACGTCATCAGCTTGGAACAGAGTGGAGAGAGCAAGAGACGAGGAAAGGGGGCGGGGGGGTCAATGGCTGGGAGCCTAGAGCTGGGTGCCGGAGAGAGGGCTTAACTCCAGGGTTTCGGTTGACCCATGAACTGAAGTGAGAATGATCAAGGGAAAGACTTGAAAATGGAACTTGCGTCGGGGGTTAAAGTGAGCAAAAAGGGGTTGTTTGTCTTTTAGATCACAACCTGCGGTTTGAGAGAAGTCTGGTGGACGGATGGCTCCTACCAGTCCATTCATGGACCGTTCTCGGCTTTTGAGAACTAGTCCCTCGGTTGCATCATTTAACTGCCCTAATGACAACATTTCACAGAGTTATAGAAAGCAGCTCG
It contains:
- the smad7 gene encoding mothers against decapentaplegic homolog 7, which produces MFRTKRSGLVRRLWRSRAPVEGDGEADRGTHGSGGCCMGKTTKVAKCNAGSEAELKALTHSILKKMKEKQLEVLLQAVESKGGARSPCLLLPGKVDAKVGQLSYSLPTLLYKVFRWPDLRLGSELKRLSCCESYGKINPELVCCNPHHMSRLCELESPPPPYSRYPMDYLKPPDSPDSGPSSSDTGGTTYSAPVGLSDSLALQESGDQAHWCVVAYWEEKTRVGRLYSVQESSLDIFYDLPQGNGFCLGQLCSDNKSQLVQMVRAKIGYGIQLTREPDGVWVYNRSCYPIFIKSATLDNPDSRTLLVHKVFPGFSIKAFDYDKAGTLQRPNDHEFTQQPRTGFTVQISFVKGWGQCYTRQFISSCPCWLEVIFNTR